taagcgaaactttgatatgtcataactttcttattttgcatccgattttgatgaaattttcagcattgtgcttgtctaatttttctctatcgattcaaatcaacatttttctgaggaggacttgacctttaagttgcagaaattttcctgttttatgaatttgcagaatgattctgttattgccttctgcaaaatcttattttttctgtaaaatctgggtttttttaacagtgtacagATAAAATTCCTTCTAGATAAATTCATACTTTTCATATTGGATTATCTGGTGCCAGGATATTCCAAATTTACGAAGTATTGGATCTCAAAGAGAGTATTGTATACTGTGTcatttgaaaaacaaatattcctgatatgaacaaaataattctAATCAAGCCTGCACCGGGGTAAAGATTTTGATCCATTGCTAAGTACAATTAACTAAACAAGAAAATAGCATAATTAAACTAAAACTATATGAAACAACAAGAAAAGAAGATAATTATGCCGATATTATGTAGCCAAAGAATATACCAACTACAATACACGAAGCCTCTGCTGTTCGTCAATTTATTCACAGttattcaaattaaatcaaGTTCACTTCGTGTTATTGCATTTCAAATATGTTAATGAGAATACAACACcgatatttcaataataaagTTCAAACGACAAAAGTACGCCAGAATATAATAGCAATCATTTCCGTGTGAAAGCATTGATAATTATTGTGTCTGGTCAGCATCCATGATAACATATAACACAAAATAAAACCAATAAAAGTGTGATTATTTTATACTCGTAGTAAAAAAACTAGAAGGTATTTATAATTAATTACTCTAAACTTTCTTTTAAACGAATTTATACTTACTTTAATTATGCGTTATCTTTTGCCAAATGATTCGATATTGACGATGTATTGTATCCAAAGGGAGTACTGTATACTGCTTTGTGATGACATTTCATGCTATTTCTGGTAAaacatgtatgatttttttttacattttttttttcaattttcatcagATCTTGTACTTGCATAGCTTGCACTTGCATTGTGACCATATATTTCCCTTTCAATGATACAAGGCATAGGCTAGTGTATGCAGCTGGTGATCTAACCTCATTTAAGCTGCAACCCGATTCGTTTAAGTGTATGTCATCATATACTTTTATTGATATAATATCAGAGAATACATGCATATTTATGTGGTTATAAGATCACAAGTTTAACACAAACCTAGGATGAACCAAATATTACTTTGATGGATGGACTGCATAtgacatatattatatatattatatatatatattatacagtgcgtcccagaaaaaacgaaaccgagatttagcgatgatttatcataacttaatcataaataaaatagacaaatgacctgccaatgtaaagcttagaatagattattcctcattcacgcatgattgagcaaaaacaatttgaagaaaggatgccaaaaactcatttggcggggggtatctgaatttcaaaaagaaaatcacatgactaaaaagttcaatatcttcccttttctttgatacctaaatcacagaaaatggtcaagtagtaaaaaagttatgatccctcgaaacaatgcttgtatttccataatttcattaaataaacgtgttttcaccggtttcccactgaagctatcgcacggtaacaaaagacttaatgcatggctgatcgtcaacaaaacagagtgtcgagtgagtttgaacgctagcctgtaaaacctcttcattttatgaaattattgaaattcaagcctcatttcaaataaccagaactctgttatttcttgaccattttctgtaattgaggtatcaaattaaagagcagatattgaactttttaaaaatgtggttttctttttaaaacccagatacggcccgccaagtgactttttggtatccccttttcaaattgtttttgctcactcatgcgtgaatgagaaataatctaagtaatttcagatgaaagaagagattctaagctttaaaatggtaggtcatttgtctatagtatttgcgattaagttatgataaatcatcgataaatctcggtttcgttttttgtgggacgcactgcaTATATATTATAAGTTTCAGATCAGGATATCAACAATGTTTTGCTCTCACTTCGCAGtcacatttttttatgtaggaagataccccaTTGACCATATTTTTCCTGATTTACATCACATAAATAGAGTgtccgtttttaggtctgaactctcaattttgtttcagcTCGCATAAATTGTTTAgatatatacctatcctgtttatgtcggcacccccactgaaaaaaaaatcgttcccatggCCCTGATCCAACCATATGCTTGTATTGATTTCAAAGTACACATAAATGTATCTACAGTGTATGGTTGAAATAACATCACAAATTACCTCAGAAAAGCCCTGGAATGAAGGAAATAGTCCTGCCAAATGCATCGAAGAAAATTGTATTCCCGTCTCTCtagcctgaaaaaaaaatcgattgtttgcctttatttcttttcaccgaaaaataaagaatgtaaATATTTGGAGTGGTATTCAAATAATTGCAATGTGTTGTTGATTTTACATGTCAAATTGtcttccttttttaaattatgctttttatattgtattatcTGTTGCAAGTCTATTTCAATTGTATTCTGTGttatttgaagaagaaaaaagacgaTGGCAATCCCTgatatgaacaaaattattctAATCAAGAATGCACTATAGGGTAAAGTTTtggaacaaaatatatttacgTAAAATGTACTAAACAAGCGATTAACATATACTTTAAACTATATTAGAATACAGAAAAGAAGATAGTTATGCCTAAATTATGTAACCATGGAATATATAAACTACAAAAGACGAAGTTCTGATGTTAAACTTCGTTGATTCATTcatattaattcaattcaattcaactaCATAACTTCGTGTTATTGTATATCAATTATACGTTAATGAAATTACAACGCACAGTCCAATAATGACATCAATACATTTCAAAATACGAAACTACGCCCAAACTGAAAGACAATGGTTTCTGTGTGAAAGCATTGCTAATTTGTCTGGCTTATAGAAAGGCCGATACAAAATTACACTGGACAATAAGCTATAATGTTTACCTATAGTAGCATGAAACATAccgaaaaatataattatgttataatcGTAGACAGTTTACCAGAAAGTATTgttgattataattatgtgtTAAACTTTCTTTTAAATGGATACGCACTTACTATTACTGTGTGCTATATATTGCCAAAGGATTCTATATGGACGGTGTATAATATCCGAAATGGAGTATTGTATACTGTTTCGTGATGAGAtttcattctatttttggtacaaCATGTATGGTTAATTTACATTCATTCTTTCAATATTAATCAAATCTTGTCATATATTCTCCCCATTGATAATACCATGTATAGCGAGGAGTATAGCTCTTGAATGATTTATTGACTGCCTTGcatacattcttttttttttcatttcaaaattcaacCAGAATTTACAATGTTTGGCGAAATAAAATGTAATGCGCAGAAATAAACGAAAGGAACCAACATGGAGCAAAGCTGTCAAATCtgggttccctgcaataaatagttaattaaGATATTTCTTCAGTGAAATTCAAATCGTTATTAACAAGGTTTATATTGAACGATGGTGGTGATCCAACCACGTGCAAGTTGTAACCCCACCCCGTTTTAGTCTATGTAATCATAGGCCTGTACTAATTTAACTAAGACAAACCTGGGATGAATcagatatttcttttgttgGACGGTCCCATGACATTAGTCCTTTCGGCTCACTAAcctgataatgaaaatgattgactgccttttttcttttttcatttcaaataaaccAAAAGTATAATGTAAATAATCGGAGTGGTAGACAATAAAATAGACAATAAAACAGTTTGATTACTTATGTTAAACTTTCTTTTTAACAACTTTATGTATTTTAGATTGTCTTATCTGTTGCCAGGATATTCCTATTGACGAAGTGTTGTATCTAAAAAGAGAGTATTGTATACggtgccgggtaaaaatggcagaggttataatggcaaaggtaaaaatggcagaggtaataatggcagaggcaaaaataaCAGAGGTAAAGGTTGTGACATGCTACATCGGCAAGGAAAAGATAAAGCCTTTCCGGTTAATAACAGTCATAATTACGAGGAAATGATTATTATGAACTGATGAGATATTATTTGgattgtttttcatcatttaaaGGGATAATTTCACTTTgtgagcaataaaaaaaaaatcatattgctCTTTGAAAATGGTATGAACATTTGAATAACAGCTCAAAAATACCCATGTGGAAGTTTGGGATCATAAAATATTCGGAAAGTGCTTTTAAAGACTAAAAAATCTAAGGCAATGTTTGAAGACAAAATTGCATTTATCGAACGTCGATTCATGGATCTGTTtccattttaaatcaaaattatatagcgccatcttgtGATGTATGCAAGAAAGAAGGCGGAGCTTACAATGGCGGGACGTTCGCTTCTTGATCTTCGggtctcacgcgcgtaaaacattccccatagacttgtgtgttaaaatggcacttaagaaaaattcataaaaaataaatgtgaaattagagggtcgaatgtttactacctttggataggatatatatctgaccagagaagggtatcgtagccagctcattttaaaaataaatcgccatttatgaagataactatgatgggatcaaattcatcaactgaaacagttaAATAGCCCCAactcttccgccagtcaaaaaatagttccaaatcattgatatatcttcccaatttgggcaaaggaagttcagtagttaccatttctagaatcagtgttagattttgaatcatattcatacacttttgtcaatcagcaatatcaaattaaaaaaaaattcgaatgggttgggtcgaacgaatatctttagccgtcctgatgtaattaggctcatggcaccttTGGTACGTTCGCACAGATTTTGTGGGCAAAGTTTGTGTTTTTTCTTCTGTGTCGCTCTAGCTCTCCGCTCCATGTGCGATAAGCGATCGATGTGTGTACCTTGCCCGTATTAGTCCGGGGGCTGgggagtttattcagctgatcgggtacgaaaggtttgatggtcccaacatgttggcatgatatcaTTGGTCAAGAAAAAATGTTGTTGCCGGGTCGTATCCTATACGGAAGGCCCACAGGACCCCatttttgtcggccatctttgatttttcatgaaaatcaattattttcatattttcgcacaaacaaatgaaaaatattaaataaatacgcaTTTCACAATGATTTAGATAGTATAAATCGACTGCAATCATTTTCTGGAcagtccggttaatattttttgataaatataataatttatgcccaaatttccatgtttttaggcaaaaatttacatgtgcattaatatctttctgttttgtcCTTAACGTCAACAactaatgcaaaatatcagcattctaCACGAAAGAGGATATGTTAACGAgaacattgatatgcttcatgacagtattaatgtcttaacttgcttaGATATAGGGAAAATACTCCCAAATGTATTCCCtgatattgcgataaaatgacaccaaaaaagcAACCTCCGTCACTAGTCAAACTAGTGATACCGACTACAATGCGCTCGCTGGCTTGCCTTTCAAGAGTACAATAGACTCAATCGGTCTTGCCtcgcctttgttggtgtgactagcacGCATAAATTCATGTAATTAGCGTCGTGTTAGAAAAGTGTATATTACATATATGGGTATCAGGGCAAAAGGCGtttttttacatattaaagcaacttttatgttaatgaaacctcttggaaaagttagaggaggCATTGTTCTGCATGTCGCCAGCAATTACATTCGGGCACCTTAAAACATAGTCCCGCAAGAGCCTGTCGAAGGTACCCCACCCTTATCCGAAGCTTGACtattaaaatatcttgcctTTTGGAGCCCTCAATGTGGCAAAATGATGCTTCGGATAGGTAAAAAAcgacatttattttcttgaaattactTAGAGACGGAAGAGTAGGCCTTTCTCTATCAGTTACATTTAAATAAGTGAGGGCACACCAAAGCCTACCCTCTCAGGGGGCTGCCCCAGGTCACCCAGCCCCTTTTCGTATTatgcccatttcttggaaaattcgacATTTTGGAGCCACATTGATGAAAAAAGTGATTATACTATGTCGTGAAGCCACTTTTATAGTTTTAAACAACTTGGAGACAAAAAAGTAGAGATTCTTTTATCTGCTGCATATAAAGAATTGCTGGAAAATCGAAGCCACCCCCGTCAGTGGGCTGCCGAAGACACCATCCCCTTTTTCCGTAATTTGCAAATTTATCgaaaaatctgcaaatttggagcccccactgaggctatttttcattgtcttaaaaccacatgGAGACGAAAGAGTTGCCTTTCTTCTAtcagttctttataaagaagtgctggtacagcaaagcctacccccgtcaggggctcctgaaattacccaccccttttctcttagattacatttttattagaaaatctgcgaatttggagcccacattgaggcaaaaagatgtATCTCCTATATTGGAAACCACTTTCATTGTCTTAACACCACTTGGATAAAAAAagtagtattttttttctatctgctTCATATAACGAAATGCTGTCACATCGAAGCTTAACCCCTCAGGAGGCGCCTGAAATCAAACAACCCCCaatttctcattttaacaattgatatgaaaatctgtcaatttggtgcccctattgaggcaaaaaggtgtttctgctaTATCAATCCATTTCATTGCCTTAATCCACTTGGAGACAAAAGATTAGCATTTATTATATCAGTtatatataaagaagtgctggtacagcaaagcctacccccatCAAGGGTTCCCGAAATTACCCAACCCTTTTtcgtattttacctttttattataaaatctgCGAGTTTGGAGCCCACATTGAGGCACAAAGAAGTTTCTCCTAAATAGCAAACcactttcattgtcttaaaaccacttggatgCAAATAAGTAGTATTTTCTCTATCTGTTACATTATAACGAAGTGCCGTCACATTGAAGCCCACCCCCTCAGGGGGCAGCTGAACTCACCCAAtccctatttcatattttgccaatttctaGGAGAATTCGCCATTTTGGAACCCCACTGAGACAAACATGACAAACAACGTTTCTGCTTTGCAGAAaagtcacttttattgttttgtaactcCTGGGAGACGAAAAGGTAGGATTTTTTCTATCAGCTTCATTTGAAGACGCGCTCGCAAACTGAAGCCTACCCCCGTCAGGGGCTCCCGAAATTACCCAACCCTTTTccttattttacctttttattaaaaaatctgCGAATTTGGAGCCCGCAATGAGGCACAAAGATGTTTCTCCTAAATAGCAAACCCCTTTCATTGTCTTAAAGCCCCTTGGATGCAAAAGAAAGTTGTattttctctatctgctacattataacgaagtgctggcacatcgaagccttaCCCCCTCAGGGCACGGCAAAAGTCACCCAACCTCTATTTTGTATATTGCCCATTTCTAGGAAAGTTCGCCATTTTGGAGATTCATTGAGACAAACGGCGTTTCTGTTTTCAGAaagtcacttttattgttttttaactcATGGGAGACAAAAAGGTAGGATTTTCTCCATCAACTTTATTTGAAGACGTGCTCGTACACAGAAGTTTACCCCCGTCAGTGGCTGccgaaatccccccccccccccaccctcttgcctataagccagttcgtaaatACGATTTGCGCATGCGCGAGTCTCCGTAGTACCACTTCCGGGGCATGTCAATATGACCGAGATTCCGAGCTGCAGTGGCGAAGCTATGGTACCCGCACGATGTTTTCTGCTATTGACGTGaacttttgtcttttatttacGTCTTTCAAAGAATAACCGCGCATAAAAGGGACACCAAACGATGAACGATTTGCACTGAATTCCACAATTTTGACCGTTTTCCTCGGATTTAAATTCTGattcttttatttacttttacgGCTGTTTATAGCCCCTCTCTCTCGAAGCAGTGCACTGGAATACAACACATATTTCTATATGTGGGACAACGGTCATTAGAGTAAGTGCGGTGAACGAAAATCTCGTCTTGTCCTATAATATTTCTATGTTTAAATTAGTAAATTGTCTATTCTTCATTTGTATAGACAACTTGATTACAAGATTCATTGGAATATATTTTATACAGACAGTGAAATTCGAATCAGGCATATAGACCTCTATTTATTGATTTGGAATCTAgatctattattatttttctaattCTTGTAGTTGTAATAATAACGTTAACGTTAAGttttcttaaataaaaaaaaatatatgcatacatgtacgtactCTTTATGAAACCTCTATTCATAGTGAaaattcctttatttatttataacatgtACTTACTTTTTATTTTCGTAGTTTCCAGATCCAGGTTAATAATTCAGCAAAGTTATCTTGtcagaatgaataaaacatgGATGCATACATACTCTTCATGAAacctattttgtgaaaataaatgtgaatgcTGGTACAATATCAAGATGAGATTGAAAAAATTcctaattttctatttttgtatatttctgtAGGCTCTATGGTGTCGTCAAATTTCATGCCATGGGATTGATCTGCTGCATGGTTGGCTGCTCCAGCAGCTCTTACCAGTTGAATAAGTGGTACTCCCAACTCTGTGAAATACACGGACTTAAATTTTGGAGCTGCATATGCAAGCCTCCATTTCAACTATTTACATTTCCTTTGGAAAGCAAAGATCCTGATGCTCGGAGAAGATGGATTAGAATCGTGAATAGGCAGACAGAAAAGGCTTGTCATTGGAAACCAAAACAGTGTCATAGGGTATGCTCCCTTCATTTTAATGATAACGAGCCAACATCTGCATGGCCTGATCCAACAAAGAATTTGGTTATGAGCTAGACAAATCTAAACAAGCGAAATCTCCAAGAGCGGCACCAAAAGAGAGACCTTACTCTGAAGTGGTCAAGCAACAAAGACAGAAACGCAAGCGGAAACATGTAGCTCCCCACACCGACTCGATGCCAGACATCGAAGTAACGGATCCTGTAGATGATACAGTTTCTCAAGTTGAGAGTGAAGACCATTTAGGTATTCCAGAAGCAGTACCATATTTGAAACCACTCATGCAAGATCATGACTATATCAATACTACATGGGATAGCACTCCTCCTGCAAAGAGACCGAGACcagaatctacatgtacatcaagaaATGACATTGCTCTTCATGACCATGACTATGCTGAAccgtcaacatcatcatctgaGAACTGTAGTGAGTGCAGCAAAAAAGAAGACCAGCTAATGGAAATGAATGGGAAGTTAAAGAAACTtgagcaaaaaataaagaacctGAAAAGGTTGCCAAAGCGTAGTGTATCGTATGATATAACTAATGTAGTTCTCAAGTCTGATAAAACAGTGAAGGACTATACTGGAATAGAGAGTAGAGATAAATGTGTAGCACTTCATGCATATGTAGAACCAAGAGTGAAAAAGCTACGTTACTGGACAGGAACAAAGAAGGAAAGTTCACCCAGGTCATCACCGAGAGCAAAACGAATTGGAACACCTCAGAAGCCAGGTCCCGCAAGGTCACTTAACAATAGACAAGAGTTTATCTTGGTGTTAATGAAACTAAGGCTAGCACTAACTGTCTCTTTCTTGGCAGGCTTATTTCACATCACAAGCAGTACAGTATCTCAGATCTTTAATACATGGATAAAGTTCTTAGCAGCTGATCTAAAGCCATTAATTCATTGGCCTGACAAGCTATCAATCCAAATGACAATGCCTAAGTCCCTGCCAAAAAAATACCAGCATTTAAGATGTACCTTAGATTGCACTGAAGTCTTTATTGGTCGGCCAAGGAATTTAACTAACCAAGCTCGTACTTGGTCTGACTATAAGAAACATAATACTGTTAAATTTCTCGTAGCAATTGCTCCCAATGGTATGATATAATTCCTTTCACATGCTTGGGGTGGTAGAGCTTCTGATGTGctcattacaaaaaaatcaggtaTTTTGGAATTAATTGATCCTGGTAATGTGGTTCTTGTAGATAGGGGATTTTTAATCAAGGAAGATCTACTACTGAGAGGTGCAAAACTAGAAATGCCCCCTCCTAGCAAAGGTAAAGAACAACAAACCCCTGGTGATGTTGCAAAAACGAAGAAAATAGGATACATGTTGAAAGGGCAATAGGAAGAATTAAATGGTTTGGCATCTTAAAGGAGACTCTGCCTATTTCTCTTGTTCCCCTTATTGATGATATTGTAGTTGTATGTGCAGCTCTTGTCAATTTGCGCAGCCCCTTGGTTAAGTAAAATATGTATAAATTTTTTATTGAGTTTTTGTACGATTTAtggtaaatacattttcttgtacatgtaaaaatattttcgtTTTGAACAAACCTTCATTTTAGAAGTTAAAATTTTATTGTAGAGTCCATTTATCTTAACAAGACCAGGCTTATTTACAAATCCTCATAACCGTAGAGACGCATATGTGCAAAAATTTGTTAAATAAATTGCCTGGTGACGATGTTATAACAGAAGTGAACTGTACCCACTGTACATCACCCATTCTCAAGTTCACACTCGCTAGTTctcagtctctctctctctctttttctcgctcacactcacacacacgtAAATTAATGCAATTGAAAATAGGAAAGACAGAACATCATTCAGAAAAATGATCAGCTTGATTTGTTGAATGTATACAGGGTATTTTAATTCCAGTTTGTTgtctttttatttatgaatGTCAAATACATTTCGATTTccaaacaaaaataagtgttgatacaaaacaatgatatgctaTTTTACCAGGTATCTTTTATGTATGTAATTACTGtatttacagtgtatataaaacATGAAGTGTACtcatttaaaatacatgtataatgtggAAGAATGCATATAAAACCGATTGCAAAGTGACCATCTGTACACAAATTTAGAATCACTGCAAGTAACGGCTTGTACTATGTCTATGCAGTAAATTGTTAAGAGCAATCTATCATAATTTACATTGaataaagtagaaaaaaaattgaagtctCAACATAATAATTTCATGTGGCCTTCTTGATATGTACAGTGTATCTTAGAAAAGGGACACCCATATTTCTatcaaatgtatttttgtttcaaattaaacaCTGACAGAATTAGTAAAATATTTAAGATTTTGAGTCATTCTTTTTCAATAGTATACCCATCATGCATGGCAAATTATGGCCAAGTCTGTGCTGGTTATTTTAACACTGAAATGTCAAACCCTTCATGCTTGTTGATGCTTTGACTcagttaatgaaaaaaaattaacttgacaatgaggggaaaattaaAGATGCCCATGATGAATCAGACA
The Lytechinus pictus isolate F3 Inbred unplaced genomic scaffold, Lp3.0 scaffold_62, whole genome shotgun sequence DNA segment above includes these coding regions:
- the LOC129266642 gene encoding uncharacterized protein LOC129266642; protein product: MPDIEVTDPVDDTVSQVESEDHLGIPEAVPYLKPLMQDHDYINTTWDSTPPAKRPRPESTCTSRNDIALHDHDYAEPSTSSSENCSECSKKEDQLMEMNGKLKKLEQKIKNLKRLPKRSVSYDITNVVLKSDKTVKDYTGIESRDKCVALHAYVEPRVKKLRYWTGTKKESSPRSSPRAKRIGTPQKPGPARSLNNRQEFILVLMKLRLALTVSFLAGLFHITSSTVSQIFNTWIKFLAADLKPLIHWPDKLSIQMTMPKSLPKKYQHLRCTLDCTEVFIGRPRNLTNQARTWSDYKKHNTVKFLVAIAPNGMI